Proteins encoded in a region of the Acidimicrobiales bacterium genome:
- a CDS encoding MBL fold metallo-hydrolase, with product MSDRLYFRQLLAGRDFARADFVARQMVNFVYLIGDRDTGDAVLVDPAYGVGDLVDLLAADDMRLTGVLVTHWHPDHVGGDLMGHGIEGLRELLEHKEVPVHVQADEAPWVTRATGVADLLAPHQSGDVVDVGDLGVTLLHTPGHTPGSQCFMVENRLVAGDTLFLEGCGRTDLPGGDPEAMYDSLTRRLARVPDDTILFPGHLYSADPSATMGDTRRLNYVFRPETPEQWLMMFGQ from the coding sequence ATGAGCGACCGCCTGTACTTTCGTCAGCTTCTCGCTGGTCGGGATTTCGCCCGCGCCGACTTCGTCGCCCGGCAGATGGTGAACTTCGTGTACCTGATCGGCGACCGGGACACCGGAGATGCCGTCCTCGTCGATCCGGCCTACGGCGTGGGCGACCTGGTCGACCTTCTCGCCGCCGACGACATGCGGCTGACCGGGGTGCTCGTGACCCACTGGCATCCCGACCACGTGGGGGGCGACCTCATGGGGCACGGCATCGAGGGCCTGCGCGAGCTGCTGGAGCACAAGGAGGTCCCGGTGCACGTGCAGGCCGACGAGGCGCCCTGGGTGACGCGGGCCACGGGGGTCGCCGACCTCCTCGCCCCCCACCAGAGCGGCGACGTCGTCGATGTCGGCGACCTCGGCGTGACGCTCCTCCACACGCCGGGCCACACCCCCGGCAGCCAGTGCTTCATGGTCGAGAACCGGCTGGTCGCGGGGGACACCCTCTTCCTCGAGGGCTGCGGCCGCACCGACCTGCCCGGCGGCGATCCGGAGGCGATGTACGACAGTCTGACCCGCCGTCTGGCGAGGGTTCCCGACGACACGATCCTCTTTCCCGGCCACCTCTACTCGGCCGATCCCTCGGCCACCATGGGCGACACCCGTCGCCTCAACTACGTGTTCCGGCCGGAGACGCCCGAGCAGTGGCTGATGATGTTCGGGCAGTAG
- the hpt gene encoding hypoxanthine phosphoribosyltransferase, translating to MTPRFPPQMQPDRLAGRVEQVNSPDTDAPHGRRWDGGPHRSEEGGDGAPPPAAKPPVAAPASLEDEANLGRVVVAEDALTARVEELGRQITLDYAGRPPLLVGVLKGAFVFMSDLARAIRLPVEFDFMAVASYGSATKTSGVVRIVKDLDLDLSDRHVLVVEDIVDSGLTLSYLRRNLLARGPASLEVCALLVKEGLQRTKLDLRYVGFRIPPDFVVGYGLDISERYRNLPRVCVYVGNDMPRPQ from the coding sequence ATGACGCCGCGGTTCCCGCCGCAGATGCAACCTGATCGCCTCGCCGGTAGGGTCGAGCAGGTGAACAGCCCGGACACTGACGCGCCCCACGGCCGGCGGTGGGATGGGGGCCCCCACCGCTCGGAGGAGGGCGGGGATGGGGCCCCGCCTCCGGCGGCGAAGCCGCCGGTAGCAGCGCCTGCCAGCCTCGAGGACGAAGCCAACCTGGGACGGGTGGTGGTGGCCGAGGACGCGCTGACGGCTCGGGTCGAGGAGCTCGGCCGTCAGATCACCCTCGACTACGCAGGTCGTCCTCCGCTGCTCGTGGGTGTGCTGAAAGGTGCCTTCGTCTTCATGAGCGACCTGGCCCGGGCCATCCGTCTGCCCGTCGAGTTCGACTTCATGGCGGTGGCGTCGTACGGAAGCGCCACCAAGACCAGCGGCGTCGTTCGCATCGTCAAGGATCTCGACCTCGATCTCTCTGACCGGCACGTCCTCGTGGTGGAGGACATCGTCGACAGCGGGCTCACGCTGTCGTACCTCCGGCGCAACCTCCTGGCGCGCGGGCCCGCCAGCCTCGAGGTGTGCGCCTTGCTGGTGAAGGAGGGGCTTCAGCGGACCAAGCTCGACCTGCGCTACGTCGGCTTCCGCATCCCGCCTGATTTCGTCGTCGGGTACGGGCTGGACATCTCCGAGAGATACCGCAACCTGCCGAGGGTCTGCGTCTACGTCGGGAACGACATGCCGAGGCCGCAGTGA
- a CDS encoding aldo/keto reductase, whose product MIERAEFGRTGHQSSRAIFGAAALSRMSQERADDLLPVLLELGVNHLDVAAAYGDAELRLAPWLATRRHEFFLATKTGDRRGVDARASLERSLERLGVDQVDLIQLHNLVEEEEWQVAHGPGGAVEALEQARQEGLVRFVGVTGHGLRIVRMHLRSLERFDFDSVLFPYNFSLLADDGYRADVDELLAVCAERRIATQTIKSVARRRWGGEAQPRFSWYEPLPAGPALERAVQYVLARPQLFLITSSDARLLRPILETASSPVSRPSDAQLRDDWVAQDVQPLFDGAALERI is encoded by the coding sequence ATGATCGAACGAGCGGAGTTCGGGCGCACGGGCCATCAGAGCAGCCGCGCCATCTTCGGGGCCGCGGCGCTGTCCCGGATGAGCCAGGAGCGGGCCGACGACCTGCTCCCCGTCCTGCTCGAGCTCGGCGTGAACCACCTCGACGTGGCGGCGGCCTACGGCGACGCCGAGCTGCGGCTGGCGCCGTGGCTGGCGACCCGCCGCCACGAGTTCTTCCTCGCCACCAAGACCGGCGACCGCCGGGGGGTGGACGCCCGGGCCAGCCTCGAGCGATCGCTCGAGCGCCTAGGGGTCGACCAGGTCGACCTGATCCAGCTGCACAACCTGGTGGAGGAGGAAGAGTGGCAGGTGGCGCACGGCCCGGGCGGCGCCGTCGAGGCTTTGGAGCAGGCCCGGCAGGAGGGTCTGGTGCGCTTCGTCGGCGTGACCGGGCACGGGCTGCGGATCGTCCGGATGCACCTGCGTAGCCTCGAGCGCTTCGACTTCGACTCCGTGCTCTTCCCGTACAACTTCTCCCTGCTGGCCGACGACGGCTACCGGGCGGACGTCGACGAGCTCCTCGCCGTGTGCGCCGAGCGCCGGATCGCGACCCAGACCATCAAGTCGGTCGCCCGACGCCGGTGGGGTGGCGAGGCGCAGCCCCGGTTCAGCTGGTACGAGCCCCTGCCGGCTGGCCCCGCGCTGGAACGGGCCGTCCAGTACGTGCTGGCCCGGCCGCAGCTCTTCCTCATCACGTCGAGCGACGCCCGCCTGCTGCGGCCGATCCTCGAGACGGCGTCGTCACCCGTAAGCCGCCCGTCGGATGCCCAGCTCCGCGACGACTGGGTCGCGCAGGACGTGCAACCGCTGTTCGACGGCGCCGCCCTCGAGCGCATCTGA
- the folE gene encoding GTP cyclohydrolase I FolE: MSVDRGRIEKAVGELLEAIGEDPDREGLLATPARVAAMYEELFSGIDDDPERHLTVTFAAEHDEMVMVKDIAFASMCEHHMVPFIGRAAVAYIPNDDGRITGLSKIARLVEAYARRLQVQERLTSQVADTLERGLAPRGVLVVMEAEHLCMSMRGVKKPGALTVTSAVRGLFRSDVATRAEAMQFIHGR; this comes from the coding sequence GTGAGCGTGGATCGCGGCCGCATCGAGAAGGCGGTCGGGGAGCTTCTGGAGGCGATCGGCGAGGATCCGGACCGGGAGGGCCTCCTGGCGACCCCAGCGCGGGTCGCGGCCATGTACGAGGAGCTCTTCTCGGGCATCGACGACGACCCCGAGCGACACCTGACGGTCACGTTCGCGGCCGAGCACGACGAGATGGTGATGGTGAAGGACATCGCCTTCGCCTCGATGTGCGAGCACCACATGGTGCCGTTCATCGGCAGGGCGGCCGTCGCCTACATCCCGAACGACGACGGCCGCATCACGGGGCTGTCCAAGATCGCCCGTCTGGTCGAGGCCTACGCGCGGAGGCTCCAGGTCCAGGAGCGGCTGACCAGCCAGGTGGCCGACACGCTCGAGCGGGGGCTGGCGCCGAGAGGCGTGCTCGTGGTGATGGAGGCGGAGCACCTCTGCATGTCCATGCGGGGGGTGAAGAAGCCGGGGGCCCTGACGGTGACCTCGGCGGTGCGGGGCCTGTTTCGCTCCGATGTCGCCACCCGGGCCGAGGCGATGCAGTTCATCCACGGTCGGTAG
- the folK gene encoding 2-amino-4-hydroxy-6-hydroxymethyldihydropteridine diphosphokinase, which yields MRAFLGLGSNIGDRRTALRQAVSRLPDVVGVSPLYETEPVGGPPGQRPYLNLVVELATERTPRQLLELGGRLEAAAGRVPAERWGPRPLDVDVLLVGDQKVEDPDLVVPHPRMWERRFVVAPLADLAPELVPDGWEARVSGEVAKLGTL from the coding sequence GTGCGCGCCTTTCTCGGCCTCGGGTCCAACATCGGGGACCGTCGCACCGCCCTGCGACAGGCCGTTTCCCGCCTGCCCGACGTCGTGGGTGTCTCCCCGCTCTACGAGACCGAACCGGTCGGTGGGCCCCCCGGCCAGAGGCCCTATCTCAACCTCGTCGTCGAGCTGGCCACCGAACGCACGCCACGGCAGCTCCTCGAGCTCGGGGGCCGGCTGGAGGCCGCGGCGGGAAGAGTCCCGGCCGAGCGGTGGGGTCCGCGGCCTCTCGACGTCGACGTCCTCCTGGTCGGTGACCAGAAGGTCGAGGACCCCGACCTGGTCGTGCCCCATCCCCGGATGTGGGAGCGGCGCTTCGTGGTCGCGCCGCTGGCCGACCTGGCTCCCGAGCTGGTGCCCGACGGCTGGGAGGCGCGCGTCTCGGGCGAGGTCGCCAAATTGGGTACTCTCTAG
- a CDS encoding zinc-dependent metalloprotease translates to MTEAVSWDLAERVAVRVAGREPFAESYHYSSLQPDFEELTVEAEELVARATGLRSLAGPARARVTDRPGWVRANVASFQRLLRPVTERLGPRLLASPIAPVSRAAAGVQVGTVLGWMSTRVLGQYDLLLAEDERIEEQDIVYFVGPNVLSLEKRFSFPPRQFRLWLALHEVTHRAQFTGIPWMRPHFLSLVDQTLGAMDPDPRRFLEGLKRAAEEVRAGRNPLSDGGLLGLVMGTEQHAVLGKVQGLMSLLEGHGDVTMDRAGAARIPSAERFSRVLRDRRRQVRGPARVLQQLIGLEAKMRQYEYGEQFVAAVEAAGGPELLGLAWRAPDDLPSLEEIRDPPSWMRRVRTR, encoded by the coding sequence GTGACTGAAGCCGTGTCCTGGGATCTGGCCGAGCGGGTGGCCGTTCGGGTCGCCGGCCGAGAGCCGTTCGCGGAGTCGTACCACTACTCGTCGCTACAGCCGGATTTCGAGGAGCTGACGGTCGAGGCCGAGGAGCTGGTCGCCCGGGCCACGGGGCTGCGGTCGCTGGCGGGCCCGGCTCGGGCGCGGGTGACGGACCGCCCGGGATGGGTTCGGGCCAACGTGGCCTCCTTCCAGCGGTTGCTCCGACCCGTCACCGAGCGGCTCGGCCCCCGCCTGCTGGCGAGCCCGATCGCCCCGGTGAGCCGGGCCGCCGCGGGTGTGCAGGTGGGCACCGTTCTCGGGTGGATGTCCACGCGGGTGCTCGGCCAGTACGACCTGCTCCTGGCGGAGGACGAGCGCATCGAGGAGCAGGACATCGTGTACTTCGTCGGGCCCAACGTGCTCAGCCTGGAGAAGCGGTTCTCGTTCCCGCCCCGCCAGTTCCGCCTGTGGCTGGCGCTGCACGAGGTGACCCATCGGGCCCAGTTCACCGGCATCCCGTGGATGCGACCCCACTTCCTCTCCCTCGTGGACCAGACCCTCGGGGCCATGGATCCCGACCCCCGCCGGTTTCTCGAGGGCCTCAAGCGGGCGGCTGAGGAGGTGCGGGCCGGGCGCAACCCGCTTTCGGACGGCGGGCTGCTGGGTCTGGTCATGGGGACCGAGCAGCACGCCGTCCTGGGCAAGGTCCAGGGGCTGATGAGCCTGCTCGAAGGCCACGGGGACGTGACCATGGACCGGGCCGGGGCCGCTCGGATCCCGAGCGCCGAGCGATTCAGCCGGGTGCTGCGCGACCGCCGGCGTCAGGTCAGGGGACCAGCCCGCGTGCTCCAGCAGCTGATCGGCCTCGAGGCCAAGATGCGCCAGTACGAGTACGGCGAGCAGTTCGTGGCCGCCGTCGAGGCGGCCGGCGGTCCGGAGCTGCTCGGGCTGGCGTGGAGGGCGCCGGACGACCTTCCCTCCCTGGAGGAGATCCGCGACCCGCCGAGCTGGATGCGCCGCGTCAGGACGAGGTGA
- the folP gene encoding dihydropteroate synthase, protein MRALVMGVLNVTPDSFSDGGQFCSHDAAVAHGLEMVAEGVDVVDVGGESSRPGAEPVAEPEELRRVIPVIEALSPHVRVSVDTAKAPVAEAAVRAGATLVNDISASLHEVAAAEGVGWVAMHMRGTPRTMHHDPRYDDVVGEVSAFLEERAERALAAGVSEVWVDPGIGFGKTAEHNLSLLRHLGRLVASGHPVLIGTSRKSFLGQLVESEPSPLPTEERLAGSLATAVWAMANGAGMVRVHDVGPTIQAAQVVGEDSDVVLGDE, encoded by the coding sequence ATGCGCGCGTTGGTGATGGGTGTGCTGAACGTGACGCCGGACTCGTTCTCCGACGGAGGTCAGTTCTGCTCTCACGACGCCGCGGTGGCTCACGGTCTCGAGATGGTGGCCGAGGGTGTCGACGTCGTGGACGTCGGCGGCGAGTCGAGCCGGCCCGGCGCCGAGCCAGTCGCCGAGCCCGAGGAGCTTCGGCGGGTGATCCCGGTCATCGAGGCCCTGTCGCCGCACGTTCGGGTATCGGTCGACACGGCCAAGGCGCCGGTCGCCGAGGCGGCCGTGCGTGCCGGAGCGACCCTGGTCAACGACATCTCCGCCTCGTTGCACGAGGTGGCGGCGGCGGAGGGCGTGGGTTGGGTTGCAATGCACATGCGGGGCACCCCCCGGACGATGCACCACGACCCCCGCTACGACGATGTCGTCGGCGAGGTCTCGGCCTTCCTCGAGGAACGGGCCGAGCGGGCGCTGGCGGCCGGGGTCAGCGAGGTCTGGGTGGACCCGGGGATCGGCTTCGGCAAGACGGCCGAGCACAACCTGAGCCTCCTCCGCCACCTCGGTCGGCTGGTGGCGAGCGGCCACCCCGTCCTGATCGGCACGAGCCGCAAGAGCTTTCTCGGACAGCTGGTCGAGAGCGAGCCGAGCCCCCTTCCCACCGAGGAGCGCCTGGCCGGGTCGCTGGCCACGGCCGTCTGGGCGATGGCGAACGGTGCCGGCATGGTTCGTGTCCACGACGTCGGCCCGACCATCCAGGCGGCGCAGGTCGTGGGCGAGGACAGCGACGTGGTCCTGGGGGACGAGTGA
- the rsrA gene encoding mycothiol system anti-sigma-R factor — translation MGEPNHDECLEAVHRLYHFLDGELTSEKRLEISKHLDSCHPCLEAFDFEADLRHMLAAKCRDHVPETLRDRVAWALRHEQEADQHR, via the coding sequence ATGGGCGAACCGAACCACGATGAGTGCTTGGAGGCGGTCCATCGCCTCTACCATTTTCTCGATGGCGAGCTGACCAGCGAGAAGCGCTTGGAGATATCCAAGCACCTGGACAGCTGCCATCCCTGCCTCGAAGCCTTCGACTTCGAAGCGGATTTGCGCCACATGCTCGCCGCCAAGTGCCGCGACCATGTTCCCGAGACGCTGCGGGATCGTGTCGCCTGGGCCCTGCGCCACGAGCAGGAGGCCGACCAGCACCGCTAG
- the tilS gene encoding tRNA lysidine(34) synthetase TilS, whose translation MLAELLSRCVFPPPGSALSCAVSGGADSLALLALASEAGCAVTAVHVDHGLRAGSGGEAGVVEAAARRFGARFRAERLALAPGPNLEARARAARFAVLPADVATGHTADDQAETMVLNLLRGAAAGGLGGMRVGRRHPILGLRRAETAAVCRHLGLTPVRDPSNEDPAHRRNRVRHEVMPLLDDVAQRDVVPVLTRQAALLADEADYLDSLAAAIDPTDARALARAPVALARRAVRTWLRGDGPYAPTADAVERVLDVAGGGGRACEVGAGLRVRRSRGRLALEGAAHDAAVPAADAT comes from the coding sequence ATCCTTGCTGAGCTCCTGAGCCGTTGCGTCTTTCCGCCGCCGGGGTCGGCGCTCAGCTGCGCCGTCTCGGGCGGAGCGGACTCGCTGGCGTTGCTGGCTCTCGCCAGCGAGGCCGGGTGTGCGGTCACCGCCGTCCATGTCGACCACGGTCTGCGGGCAGGGTCGGGCGGCGAGGCCGGGGTCGTCGAGGCCGCCGCCCGCCGGTTCGGAGCGAGGTTCCGGGCCGAGCGGCTGGCTCTCGCTCCCGGGCCCAACCTCGAGGCGCGGGCCCGGGCGGCGCGCTTCGCCGTCCTGCCCGCCGACGTGGCGACCGGGCACACCGCCGATGACCAGGCCGAGACGATGGTCCTGAACCTGCTGCGGGGCGCCGCCGCCGGGGGGCTCGGGGGTATGCGCGTCGGGCGCCGACACCCGATCCTCGGCCTGCGCCGGGCCGAGACGGCGGCGGTCTGCCGGCACCTCGGCCTGACACCGGTGCGGGATCCGTCGAACGAGGACCCCGCTCATCGCCGCAACCGGGTCCGCCACGAGGTGATGCCCCTGCTGGACGACGTCGCGCAACGCGACGTCGTGCCTGTCCTCACCCGCCAGGCCGCGCTCCTGGCGGACGAGGCCGACTACCTCGACTCGCTGGCCGCGGCCATCGACCCCACCGACGCGCGGGCCCTGGCACGTGCTCCCGTGGCGCTCGCCCGCCGGGCGGTGCGCACCTGGCTGCGGGGCGACGGTCCCTACGCGCCCACCGCGGACGCCGTCGAGCGGGTGCTCGACGTCGCCGGGGGCGGTGGTCGAGCGTGCGAGGTGGGTGCCGGTCTGAGAGTCCGCCGCTCCCGCGGGCGCCTGGCCCTGGAAGGAGCGGCCCATGACGCCGCGGTTCCCGCCGCAGATGCAACCTGA
- the folB gene encoding dihydroneopterin aldolase, whose product MTPDDAGERFDRIEIRALRVVGTHGALPEEQTRGQPFEIDLDVVADLTAAGRTDDLAGTVDYGEVVEQAMSVVTSRSYRLLEALAEGIADAVLGDSRVTAVIVGVRKLRPPLAADLDSVGVRITRSRP is encoded by the coding sequence ATGACGCCCGATGACGCGGGTGAGCGTTTCGACCGGATCGAGATCCGGGCCCTCCGGGTCGTAGGTACCCACGGAGCCCTCCCCGAGGAGCAGACCCGGGGCCAGCCCTTCGAGATCGACCTCGACGTGGTCGCCGATCTCACCGCCGCCGGCCGCACGGACGATCTGGCGGGCACCGTCGACTATGGCGAGGTGGTCGAGCAAGCGATGTCGGTCGTCACCAGCCGGAGCTATCGCCTGTTGGAGGCCCTGGCCGAGGGCATCGCCGACGCGGTGCTCGGTGACAGCCGGGTGACAGCGGTCATCGTCGGCGTGCGGAAGCTGCGCCCGCCGCTGGCCGCGGATCTCGACTCGGTCGGGGTGCGGATCACCCGGTCCCGCCCGTAG
- a CDS encoding sigma-70 family RNA polymerase sigma factor yields the protein MADKATFADQAMEFMPALYTAALRMTRNPAEAEDLVQETYLKAYRAFGSFEQGTNLKAWLYKILTNTFINAYRSRRRRPEQTEIEDVEDLYLYRRLGGLEAATAGRSAEEEVLDHFTDSDVKEALESLPESFRMTVLLADVEGFSYREIADIMEIPIGTVMSRLHRGRRALQKALLEFGMERGLVGDRD from the coding sequence ATGGCCGACAAGGCGACCTTCGCCGACCAGGCAATGGAGTTCATGCCTGCCCTGTACACGGCCGCCCTGCGTATGACCCGCAACCCGGCCGAGGCCGAGGACCTGGTCCAGGAGACCTACCTGAAGGCGTACCGGGCATTTGGAAGCTTCGAGCAGGGCACGAACCTCAAGGCCTGGCTCTACAAGATCCTCACGAACACGTTCATCAACGCCTATCGGTCTCGGCGGCGGCGGCCCGAGCAGACCGAGATCGAAGACGTCGAAGACCTGTACCTGTACCGGCGGCTGGGGGGTCTGGAGGCGGCGACCGCGGGTCGGAGCGCCGAGGAGGAGGTCCTCGACCACTTCACCGACTCCGACGTCAAGGAGGCGCTGGAGTCGCTGCCGGAGAGCTTCAGGATGACCGTCCTGCTCGCCGATGTGGAGGGATTCTCGTACCGGGAGATCGCCGACATCATGGAAATCCCCATCGGTACGGTGATGAGTCGGCTCCACCGCGGAAGAAGGGCGCTCCAGAAGGCGTTGTTGGAGTTTGGTATGGAACGTGGCCTCGTAGGCGATCGGGATTGA
- a CDS encoding MMPL family transporter: MNPLAAIGRFSVRFRYLIVVAWIVGAVAAGAALPTLNSAVKANNQSFLPSNSPSLQAAKLATPFQPLNSVPVPIVASRSGTQLTVADQAAITRIQAAAQSVASVKSVQLVGVSPDGQAIELRVLANLQGGMNADKTLVDALRSAIATQPVPPGLSVHLAGEVAAGVDSQKASNNAGNRTELFSIIFILALLFLVFRSVLAPILTVLPAIIVFSIAGPLIGEAAQAGLQVSLFTQVLLIVLVLGAGTDYGLFLVFRVREEIQGGLEPKEAVVKAVSRVGETISFSAATVIAALLSLLLASFGIYQSLGVPLAIGIALMLVAGLTLLPALLAIFGRAVFWPSRPKVGPHRFGLWGRVAGHAVERPGLTLGIGVVVFGLLATAALGNKPSGFGNQTPPPASDSAQGNAALAAHFPQAAANPTNLVFKYPTSVWVDPAPLTTLQTQLGHASVFKSLATPLDPNGTTLTPTELSALHARLGPAQALPVIAPPALGVPATTYNAYRAASQLVSTDGRTVMINASLTVGDPQTTAALKQTPAMRTAVTQAARASGATDSGVAGIAPASYDISSVSSSDLRTIIPVAVAIIAVLLALVLRSLLAPLYLIASVILSYLAALGLAVIIFIDLAGDSGLIFFLPFLMFIFLLALGEDYNILVMTRIREEAQDLPLRHAITEALGATGTTITSAGLVLAGTFAVLALSAGSGSSGSQLRAIGVGLALGILMDSFLVRTLLVPSVVALLGRWNWWPSPLSRPEHEAALSAEAPATEDVRQ; this comes from the coding sequence ATGAACCCCCTCGCTGCGATTGGCCGTTTCTCCGTACGATTCCGGTACCTGATCGTCGTTGCCTGGATCGTCGGCGCCGTCGCCGCCGGGGCCGCCCTGCCGACGCTCAACAGCGCGGTCAAGGCCAACAACCAGAGCTTCCTGCCGTCCAATTCCCCGAGTCTCCAGGCGGCGAAGCTGGCCACGCCGTTCCAGCCGCTCAACTCGGTACCGGTGCCCATCGTGGCCTCGCGCTCGGGGACGCAGCTCACGGTCGCCGATCAGGCCGCCATCACTCGGATCCAGGCCGCGGCCCAGAGTGTGGCGAGCGTGAAGTCGGTGCAGCTGGTCGGCGTGTCGCCCGACGGTCAGGCCATCGAGCTGCGGGTGCTCGCCAATCTGCAGGGCGGCATGAACGCCGACAAGACCCTGGTCGACGCCTTGCGCTCCGCCATCGCGACCCAGCCCGTTCCTCCGGGCCTCAGCGTCCACCTGGCCGGGGAGGTCGCGGCCGGGGTCGACAGCCAGAAGGCCTCCAACAACGCGGGCAACCGGACCGAGCTGTTCTCGATCATCTTCATCCTCGCCCTGTTGTTCCTGGTGTTCCGGTCGGTGCTGGCGCCCATCCTCACCGTGCTGCCCGCCATCATCGTGTTCTCCATCGCCGGACCGCTGATCGGCGAGGCGGCGCAGGCGGGGCTGCAGGTCTCGCTGTTCACCCAGGTCCTGCTCATCGTCCTCGTGCTGGGAGCAGGGACCGACTACGGGCTCTTCCTTGTGTTCCGGGTGCGGGAGGAGATCCAGGGGGGCCTCGAGCCCAAGGAGGCTGTGGTCAAGGCCGTGTCCCGGGTGGGCGAGACGATCAGCTTCTCGGCGGCAACGGTGATCGCCGCCCTGCTCAGCCTGCTGCTGGCGAGCTTCGGCATCTACCAGAGCCTGGGCGTCCCTCTTGCCATCGGGATCGCCCTCATGCTGGTGGCGGGCCTGACCCTGCTGCCGGCCCTGCTCGCCATCTTCGGGCGGGCCGTGTTCTGGCCGTCGCGGCCGAAGGTCGGACCTCATCGCTTCGGCCTCTGGGGTCGGGTCGCCGGCCATGCCGTCGAGCGCCCGGGTCTGACGCTGGGCATCGGCGTGGTGGTCTTCGGCCTCCTGGCCACTGCCGCGCTCGGCAACAAGCCCTCCGGCTTCGGGAACCAGACGCCACCGCCGGCCAGCGACTCGGCCCAGGGCAACGCCGCCCTGGCCGCCCACTTCCCGCAGGCGGCTGCGAACCCAACCAACCTGGTGTTCAAGTACCCGACCTCGGTCTGGGTAGATCCCGCGCCGCTGACGACGCTCCAGACCCAGCTGGGCCACGCCTCGGTGTTCAAGTCGCTCGCCACCCCGCTCGACCCCAACGGGACCACGCTCACCCCCACCGAGCTGTCCGCCCTGCACGCCAGGCTCGGGCCCGCGCAGGCCCTGCCGGTGATCGCGCCACCGGCGCTGGGCGTGCCGGCGACCACCTACAACGCCTACCGGGCGGCGTCGCAGCTGGTGAGCACCGACGGCCGAACGGTGATGATCAACGCGTCGCTCACCGTCGGTGACCCGCAGACCACGGCGGCCCTCAAGCAGACGCCCGCCATGCGCACTGCCGTCACCCAGGCCGCCCGCGCCTCCGGTGCGACCGACAGCGGGGTGGCCGGTATCGCTCCGGCGTCCTACGACATCAGCTCGGTGTCGAGCAGCGACCTGAGGACCATCATCCCCGTCGCCGTGGCCATCATCGCCGTGCTCCTGGCCCTGGTGCTGCGCAGCCTGCTCGCCCCGCTCTACCTCATCGCCAGCGTGATCCTCTCCTATCTGGCCGCCCTCGGCCTGGCCGTCATCATCTTCATCGACCTGGCCGGGGACTCGGGGCTGATCTTCTTCCTGCCCTTCCTGATGTTCATCTTCCTGTTGGCCCTGGGGGAGGACTACAACATCCTCGTCATGACGAGGATCAGGGAGGAGGCCCAGGACCTTCCGCTCCGCCACGCCATCACCGAGGCCCTCGGCGCCACCGGCACGACTATCACGTCGGCCGGCCTGGTCCTGGCCGGGACCTTCGCCGTGCTCGCCCTGTCGGCCGGGAGCGGCTCCAGCGGGAGCCAGCTGCGGGCCATCGGCGTCGGCCTCGCCCTCGGCATCCTCATGGACTCGTTCCTCGTGCGAACGTTGCTGGTGCCCTCGGTCGTGGCCCTGTTGGGCCGGTGGAACTGGTGGCCGTCGCCCCTCTCCCGTCCTGAGCACGAGGCCGCGCTGTCGGCCGAGGCGCCGGCCACCGAGGACGTGCGTCAATAG